The following are from one region of the bacterium genome:
- a CDS encoding AAA family ATPase, giving the protein MHRKLEKIFYEVKKPTLKWDDIGGFADVKKIVKEMVSLPLMKPELMAKVGLERPAGVMLWGPLGVGITMLAEAAATEAGVSFVYVSGQEMLGKPEQISEAFHDAVHEAPCVLFISDTEWLCPRAGCSYEWGPGNFRGIPPTFADRELSELFIREIDAIQAHKNVMLVGSCYRIDTVDQAIIKEKRRFNRKIFVHPPKAIDREGMINIYLKKMPSVDPKVSAKELSLRTEGYVGWDAESLCKRAALEAVKDDRDVVSMADFEAALLQVTPWLTPDMTEKYNEIDKNDCPHHYAF; this is encoded by the coding sequence ATGCACAGAAAACTTGAAAAAATATTCTACGAGGTAAAAAAGCCCACCCTGAAATGGGACGACATCGGTGGTTTCGCGGATGTGAAGAAGATCGTGAAGGAAATGGTCTCCCTGCCGCTGATGAAGCCCGAGCTGATGGCGAAAGTCGGGCTTGAGCGCCCCGCCGGGGTGATGCTCTGGGGGCCGCTCGGCGTGGGTATCACCATGCTGGCCGAGGCCGCCGCCACGGAGGCGGGCGTCTCCTTCGTCTACGTTTCAGGGCAGGAGATGCTCGGAAAGCCGGAGCAGATCTCCGAAGCCTTCCACGATGCGGTTCACGAGGCTCCCTGCGTGCTTTTCATCTCCGACACCGAGTGGCTCTGTCCGCGCGCGGGTTGTTCCTACGAGTGGGGGCCGGGAAATTTCCGCGGAATCCCGCCCACCTTCGCCGACAGGGAACTGTCAGAGCTCTTCATCCGGGAGATCGACGCCATTCAGGCCCACAAGAACGTGATGCTTGTCGGCTCCTGCTACCGCATCGACACGGTCGATCAGGCGATAATCAAGGAAAAGCGCCGCTTCAACCGCAAGATCTTCGTCCACCCGCCGAAGGCCATAGACCGCGAGGGGATGATCAATATCTATCTTAAGAAGATGCCCTCCGTCGACCCGAAGGTGAGCGCGAAGGAGCTTAGCCTGCGCACCGAGGGGTACGTGGGCTGGGACGCGGAGAGCCTTTGCAAGCGCGCCGCGCTGGAGGCGGTGAAGGACGATCGGGACGTTGTTTCGATGGCGGATTTCGAGGCGGCCCTTTTGCAGGTCACTCCCTGGCTGACCCCCGACATGACGGAAAAATACAACGAGATTGACAAGAATGACTGCCCCCATCACTACGCCTTCTGA
- a CDS encoding CRTAC1 family protein codes for MRRLAISLLAATMAVPALAASPIFTDITAKSGTGDPGNGKGVAFADIDNDGDWDLYVSNKGGPNKLFRNDGKGEFTDITAQAGDNVGDAGFVMGSVFFDYDNDGWVDLYLPKGGRYEIEANRLLRNVGGKFVDVTEKAGVGSKEFTYAAASADYDHDGYLDLYLANYGVNKTNTLYRNNGDGTFTDVTAKAGVGDRSWSWMATWADVNGDGWDDLYVVNGRYPAGEPNTLYINNGDGTFKNVSRESGADDPNWGLGAAFNDLDRDGDLDLFVSNYVGPNALYYNDGAGHFTKADPVKVGLNHVGWGKGPSWGDVDNDGDVDLYEGDCKAANQLYINNGKGVFTDMTKDNPAVACAAVRSKGTALADIDSDGDLDLYVINWAAPNVLALNNTDNGDYLKVRLTGSVSNHMAVGSRVWVRDGKKLVGMSDLQTSSGFCSQPPQELHFGLSAARTYTVEVRFPSGLRKVVENVKAGQTITIEEPGEVAKR; via the coding sequence ATGAGACGGCTCGCTATCTCTTTACTCGCCGCCACGATGGCTGTTCCGGCGCTGGCCGCCAGCCCGATCTTCACCGACATAACCGCAAAGTCCGGCACCGGCGACCCCGGAAACGGCAAGGGAGTGGCTTTCGCCGACATCGACAACGACGGCGACTGGGATCTCTACGTTTCCAACAAGGGCGGCCCCAACAAGCTCTTCCGCAACGACGGTAAGGGCGAGTTCACCGACATCACCGCGCAGGCGGGCGACAACGTCGGCGACGCGGGCTTCGTCATGGGCTCGGTCTTCTTCGACTACGACAACGACGGGTGGGTGGATCTCTACCTCCCTAAGGGCGGCCGCTACGAGATTGAAGCCAACCGCCTCCTCAGGAACGTCGGCGGCAAGTTCGTGGACGTGACGGAAAAGGCCGGAGTAGGCTCCAAGGAATTCACCTACGCAGCCGCCTCCGCCGACTACGACCACGACGGCTATCTCGATCTCTACCTCGCCAACTACGGCGTCAACAAGACCAACACCCTCTACCGCAACAACGGCGACGGCACCTTCACCGACGTTACCGCCAAGGCGGGGGTGGGCGACCGCTCCTGGTCCTGGATGGCCACCTGGGCCGACGTGAACGGCGACGGCTGGGACGATCTCTACGTCGTCAACGGGCGCTACCCCGCCGGTGAGCCGAACACCCTCTACATCAACAACGGCGACGGCACCTTCAAGAACGTCTCCCGCGAATCCGGAGCGGACGATCCGAACTGGGGCCTCGGCGCAGCCTTCAACGATCTCGACAGGGACGGCGACCTCGACCTGTTCGTCTCCAACTACGTCGGGCCGAACGCCCTTTACTACAACGACGGCGCCGGCCACTTCACCAAGGCCGATCCCGTCAAGGTCGGGCTCAATCACGTTGGCTGGGGCAAAGGTCCCTCCTGGGGCGACGTTGACAACGACGGCGACGTAGACCTCTACGAAGGCGACTGCAAGGCCGCCAACCAGCTCTACATCAACAACGGCAAGGGCGTCTTCACCGACATGACCAAAGACAACCCCGCTGTCGCCTGCGCCGCCGTCCGCTCCAAGGGCACCGCCCTCGCCGACATCGACAGCGACGGCGATCTCGATCTCTACGTCATCAACTGGGCCGCTCCGAACGTGCTGGCCCTCAACAACACCGATAACGGCGATTACCTTAAGGTTCGCCTCACCGGCAGCGTCTCCAACCACATGGCGGTCGGTTCCCGCGTGTGGGTGCGCGACGGTAAGAAGCTGGTCGGCATGAGCGACCTCCAGACCTCCTCGGGCTTCTGCTCGCAGCCGCCCCAGGAACTCCACTTCGGCCTCTCCGCCGCCAGGACCTACACCGTCGAAGTCCGCTTCCCCAGCGGCCTTCGCAAGGTGGTCGAGAACGTAAAGGCCGGGCAGACCATCACCATCGAGGAGCCCGGTGAAGTGGCGAAGCGCTAA
- a CDS encoding RNA methyltransferase — METQREKGFVFFAVCNPGAEEALHNEMKELRFFGLERQSGGVSFRGQPSEGWRAVLTLRVAVRVYRELGRFRVPDAAALYNGVFGLPWEKIISSVNTISVDAKVSESPTLTHSGFTALKVKDAIADALRERTGERPNVDTKDPDARIFVLVHRDRCIISLDLAGRSLHRRGYRQGSVEAPISECLSSAAVRYSEWDEKSPFLDPFCGSGTIMIEAAMKAARIMPGSLGSRYSFMRLPGFDEYRWEKMLKEAREGVNIPKKLIMIGSDIDPAAVEAAKANAGGAGVGEMIRFEVADAGDFSPKKGWGATIISNPPYGERLEDEESLIPLYNRFGRALISKCSGCAVHLFMTSQRLRKAMLLKPERYWPLTHGGLDARLYRFLVK, encoded by the coding sequence ATGGAGACGCAAAGAGAAAAGGGTTTCGTTTTTTTCGCTGTCTGCAATCCGGGCGCGGAAGAAGCGCTTCACAACGAGATGAAGGAGCTTCGCTTCTTCGGGCTCGAAAGGCAAAGCGGCGGGGTCAGTTTCCGCGGGCAGCCTTCCGAGGGCTGGAGGGCGGTTCTAACCCTTCGCGTAGCCGTGCGCGTCTACCGCGAACTCGGGCGCTTTCGGGTTCCCGACGCCGCCGCGCTCTACAACGGCGTCTTCGGGCTGCCGTGGGAGAAGATAATCTCCTCCGTGAACACCATTTCGGTGGACGCGAAGGTGTCGGAATCGCCAACTCTGACCCATTCCGGCTTTACCGCCCTCAAGGTCAAGGACGCCATCGCCGACGCCCTGCGCGAGCGCACGGGGGAACGCCCGAACGTCGACACCAAAGACCCCGACGCCAGAATCTTCGTCCTTGTCCACCGTGACAGGTGCATCATCTCGCTCGACCTCGCGGGGCGCTCCCTCCACCGGCGCGGCTACCGTCAGGGAAGCGTCGAAGCGCCGATCTCCGAGTGCCTCTCTTCGGCGGCGGTCCGCTACTCGGAATGGGACGAAAAATCACCCTTCCTCGACCCCTTCTGCGGCTCCGGGACGATAATGATAGAGGCGGCGATGAAGGCGGCCAGAATCATGCCCGGCTCCCTCGGGAGCAGGTACTCCTTCATGCGCCTCCCCGGTTTCGACGAGTACAGGTGGGAAAAGATGCTGAAGGAGGCGAGGGAAGGGGTGAATATTCCCAAAAAACTCATAATGATAGGCTCCGACATCGACCCCGCTGCGGTAGAAGCCGCGAAGGCGAACGCCGGGGGCGCAGGGGTCGGAGAAATGATCAGGTTCGAGGTCGCCGACGCCGGGGACTTCTCGCCCAAAAAGGGGTGGGGGGCGACTATAATATCAAATCCTCCCTACGGAGAGCGCCTCGAAGACGAAGAGAGCCTGATTCCCCTCTACAACCGTTTCGGCAGGGCTCTTATCAGCAAGTGCTCGGGCTGCGCCGTACACCTCTTCATGACCTCGCAGCGCCTCAGAAAAGCCATGCTTTTAAAACCGGAAAGATACTGGCCGCTGACCCACGGCGGCCTTGACGCCAGACTTTACCGCTTTTTGGTAAAATGA